The genomic DNA AACTGCCGGGACAGTCGGTGAGGGTGCTTGCAAGCAGCCCCCCGGTGCAGGATTCGGCAGTTGCCAGAAAGTTGTCGTGAACCCGAAGGTTCTCGCCGACTTCCGAGACGGCGCGGGAAATGAGATATGCGTCCATGAGTGTTCTCCTTGAGTGATTTTTACAAAATACGGCAGCGGGTTGCAATACCCATGGTTGGGCGGGTACTGTAGGGGCAGGAGATAGTATGCCAGTCACCCCTTCAAAACTTTTTTCGCTTGCTCTCGAGAGGCATCGCATGCCGTGGAACTGGACGCTGCACTTCGCGTCGCTGTTCGGTTTTGCCCTGACGCTTCTGATGCATAGCTACCTGATGTTTGCGGCTACAGTGATTATTTTCGGCGCGGGCTTTTTTGAATTGCGGCTGCCTGATTTGCCGGAAAACCGCTGGCGTCGGTTCGTGCTTTCCGCGGTGGAGTGGGAAAAGGACTGGATAGCCTACCCATGGACATTCAGGAAATGGATGCGGCTGCTGTTCGTGCTGCTGATCGGTTTCGTGACGGTGTGGGCCTTGTGGACCCGGGAGCCGGCTGCGCTGGGAATGCTCATGGGGGGAGCCTACCTTGTCTGTGTAGCTCGTGATAACAAATCAGGGGGCGTTGATTTGTAGACCGGTCTGGACTCCAATCTGGATCGTTGTTATATGTATTTAACAATAGTAACTATAATGGAGGAACTCCTATGAGCGAAGATACCAATGCCTGCAAGCAGTGGCTGAACGAAGTCAACTGGGATATGATTCACGAAGACGCCGTCACCCTGTATCTGGAGTGGGGGAACAACAACTATCGTGACGCCATGCGCTCGCCCGTTACCACCAGCGGTGAATATTCCATTTATTTCGCAGTGGATACCTGGGAGCATCCCAAGGTCGTGCTGATGCGTATGGACAACTATGGTTCCACCATTCTCTGTTCCAAGCGGCTGCCGGATGATCTGGCAAAGGAGCTGCGTGAAGAGATCAAGGATATCAAGGGTATTCTCGAGCTGACACCGTCGATCAAGGCGTGGCTTGAGAAGGAACTGGAAAAGTAGTCTGCCGACATACTGAAAATGGAAAGGCCCGAAGATTGTGTTCTTCGGGCCTTTTCAGGTTGTTGAGAAAGGCCCGATTGCGTCGTTGCTTCAAAAAAGGCAGGCACTCGAACCTTTTTCGACAACCTGCCAGAATGGACTTTGTCGGGGCGTCTTGCCTAGTCGTTTTCCTCGATGACCACGCCGTCACAGACGAAGGATATCCCCTGCGTCGAGGCCGTGCCAATCATGACGGCCTGAATGATGGGGACGGACACCTTGGTGCCGCCTTCCCACCGGACCGTGAAGTTGGCACCGGACCCGCCTTTCCGGTCCCGCTCGGGGATGAACACTTCGCGGGTGCCCATGGGTGGGATGGCAATGGGGGTGTCGAGGTAGTTTTTCACCATTTCGCCGTTGTCGTTGTAGTACTTGATGGCGGTCACTGTGATGGTGTTCTTGGCGTCCACATTGCGGATGGAGAGCAGGGCGGAGAGATTGTACGGGCGGTTTTTCGGGCCTTGATACACATGGGAATAAACCGGCACGTATACTTTCTGTCCGCTAGACATATCGAGGGTTCGTGCCATTGCGGGCATGGCAAGTGCGATGATCGCCAATATGGTCAGGGTCATTCGAAATAGTGGTGTACGCATGATGTGCTCCTTGAAATTCCGGCTGTGCTTTATCTTGGTATGCCTACTCGGGGCGTTGAATGCAAGGGGAACCGGATGTGTTGTTTTTGGTTACATGAACACGACTCTGGCGATCAGGCCGAGGCCAAGCAGTATGAGCAGGATGAATACGGTCGTGCGGAATACCGCTTCGGGCAGCAGGCGGCGTACTCTCCCGCCAAGCCAGATGCCCACGCAGACGGGGATGAGGCCGATGGTCGAGATGAGCGCGATTTCCCCGGTGAACAGGCCGAGTCTGCCGAGGCCGAAGAGCATGATGACGCTTGAGATGGTGAAGGACGTGTTGATCGCCTGCACCAGCTCATTCTTGGTGAGCTTGAGCGAAATGAGATACGGCAGGATGGGCATGACCTGCGATCCGGTCAGGCCGTTGACCAGTCCCGTGAAGAAACCGATCGTACCGGCTGTGCGCGGTTTTCCCGAAAGGCGTATGGTGCCGCCCCACAGTCCCCATGCTCCGTAGAGGGCCATGGTCGCGCCTAGCACGGCACGGGGCAGGGCCGTGTCGCTTTCCCCGAGCAGCCAAAGGCCGAGTGCGAGGCCGGGAATCGCGGCCGCGAACATGGGCCAGAAGCGGCGGAAGATCGTTCGGAAGCCGCCAGCGTCCACCATGACAAGGGCGTTGGCGAGCAGGGAAGGGATGACCACGAGCGGGATGGCGAGCCGCATGTCGACGAAGCTTGCCATTATGCCGAGGCTGGTGGTTGCGAAGCCGAGGCCCGCCGTACCCTTGAGGAATGCGGCGACGAAAAAGGTCGAGAGGACGCAGGTGATGATGAACGGCTCCATGGTTTGCCTTTCCTACTCCCTCTTGTTGCGTGTGACAACCATTTCACCCCTTTTCAGTCAGGCCTCTCTGGGGTAAGGGATGAGTCTCCAATATGAATCAAATGAGACGGAGTAGAATATGAATATCCCCAAAGGGTACACCTTCGCTGTGGCAGAGGCCGCATTCAAGAAGTCCGGTCGGTTCGATCTCGGCGCCATTGTCAGTGAATCACCCGCCGTGGCGGCAGGTGTGTTCACCACGAACAAGTTTCAGGCCGCGCCTGTGTTGCAGTGTCGGGAGATGCTTGCGGACGGACGCAGGATGAGCGGTTTTCTGGTCAACTCGGGTCAGGCCAATGCCTGTACCGGCGACGAAGGCCGCGCCAATTGCCGCGAGACGTTGAATCTGGCCGCCAAGGCGCTGGGGGTCCCGGCGGATGAACTACTGCCCGCCTCCACCGGCGTGATCGGCGCACAGTTCGACATGGCAAAGTGGGAAGCCGCCATGGGGCCGCTTGCCGAAAGCCGTGCCACAGCCGGTCCCGAGGATGTCGCCAAGGCGATCATGACCACGGACACCGTGCACAAGCTGGCCGAGGCGTCTTTCGAGTTCAAGGGCGGAGAAGTCCGCATCCTCGGCATGTGCAAGGGCGCGGGCATGATAAGCCCGAATATGGCGACCATGCTCAGCTTCATCATGTGCGATGCGGATATTTCCGGCGAGGCGTGGCAGGCGATGCTTGCCGACTGCGTGAACCTGTCCATCAACCGGGTTACGGTAGACGGCGATATGTCCACCAACGATTCCGTCATGGCGCTTGCCAACGGCGCGTCGGGCGTGGCCATCGAGAGTGAGGACGATTACATCCTGCTGCGAAAGCACCTGCTGACCGTCCTTGAGGAGCTGGCCTATAAAATAGTCATGGACGCCGAGGGCGGCACCAAGGTCGCGTTCATTCAGGTGTCCGGCGCAAAGACCGATGAAGATGCCGAACTGATCGCACGGGCCGTGGGTAATTCCCCGCTGGTCAAGACCGCGTTGTTCGGCTCGGACCCCAACTGGGGACGCATTATCTGCGCTGCGGGATACTCGGGTGCGAATTTCAAGGCCAACGACCTTGTTCTCAAGATCGGCGGCGTGCTGGTGTTCCGCAACGGCACGCCTGAACCGGGTGACATGGACGATCTGCTCGGCCCGATCATGCAGGAGCGCGACATCGTCATTCATCTGGACGTGGGCACGGGGCCGGGAAGCACCATGCTGCTCGCCTCGGACCTGACAAGAGAATATGTGTCAATTAACGCGGATTATCGGTCGTAGGAGGAAGCATGCCCATTCTCAGAGTCGAAACATGGTCCGGCACCAGTAAGGACAAGAAACGGGATTTGGTGGAGACGCTGACCCGTGAGACCGTGCGTATTCTCGACTGCCCGCAGGAAGCGGTGACAGTCATTATCGATGAAGTGGACAAGGAGAACTGGGGCGCGGCCGGGGAGCTGTGTTCGGAACGGTTCCCGGACAAGTGATTACGGGCTGATCTCTCTGGCTGTCCAGCCGAAGTCTTCGATGGCCAGAGAGCCACTGTGTTTTTTCAGGTGTGTGAGCATGCGCCGTATTTCCGGGACCATGCCCGGGGCGTGTTCGATTGTCCGCCTGTCATTGTCGGTCCATTCTCCGGCCAGTGCATGGCTTTTGGTGATGAATGTGTATCCCTCGCTTGAGATGTCGAGGCGTGTCACGATTTCGTTGCTGTATGTCAGGCGGCCATTGGATACGGCGTCGCTGATTTCCTTTGGTGTCTTGAATGCTGTAGCCATCATTTTTCCTTGTTCCCGGTATGTCCCCGTCAGCAAGAAAGCTAGCACTGTTGATGCAAATGTTCTTTTATAAATTCAACTGGATCAGGAAGTTTTCGAGTTTTTCCTCCTCTCGCCATCGGGACTGTTTTCCAGTAGAGTGCCCCATATTCGGTTCGGGCCGAAAGGGTGCGTGCCGGAGGAAATGATACTTTCGCGCAAGCGTATACAGATATGGAGATTGTGAAATGGAAGGGACCAAAGGACGTGACCGACTTACCCGGTTGTCGGATTTTCTTTTCGAATGCGGCATGCTCAGGAAAACGCCGCGAACCGGATACCAGTTTCTCGGCACCGGCAGCGAAAATGTTGCCGAGCATTCGTTCCGTACGGCAGTGGTCGGGCATATCCTTGCCCTTATGGCCGACGCTGACGTGGCGCGCACGACATACATGTGCCTGTTCCACGACCTGCATGAGGCGCGTACCGGGGATTTCAACTACGTCAACCGCATATACAACAAGTCCGAACGCACACAGGCCCTGGAGCATGCTTGTTCGGGCACCGGTCTTGAGGAAGACATTCTCGGCTACTGGCAGGAGCTTGAGGAGACCGCAAGCCTTGAGGCGAAGCTGGCCCAGGATGCGGACCAGATCGATTTCATCCTGAATCTCAAGGAAGAGTTCGACCTCGGCAACAAGTACGCTGGCGAGTGGATGGAAACCGCGGTGCAGCGCGTGCGGACCGAATGGGGCCGTGAACTTGCCGAAACCATCGCCAAAACCGACCACAAGGATTGGTGGTTCCTCGGCCCGGATGCGTCATGGTGGACCCGGAAGAACGGCAAGGACAAAAACAAGTAGCGCGGCAATTTCAGAGGGGAGTGGGATAAAAACCGGAGTTTTTGTGAAAAACCGGGAAATTCCCCTGATGAAGTGTTTTAAACGGCCAACAGCCTTGCTGTTTCGGCATAGATTAGTTACAGAGCCTAAAATATGCATATGCCTGCGCCGTCGGGGAGGTTGACGAGGCTTTGCATGGTCGGAATCCGACCGGTTGTTGAGATGGTATGTCAGGACGAAACTGGTCGTCCGGAGGTTGATAAGAGGGGAGCCGTTCATGGCCGAAAAGGCGCAGGGGACTGAATTTTCCATACCGATGCCTACCGCGTTATTGCGGAGAGTTACAGATGAATTGGGCGCAATGTTCCTGTTCATGCTCGAGTCTCTTGCGCTCATGTTCGCTGGCTTCGGGCAGGTCTCCAAGACCATTCGTCAGATATATTTCATAGGTGTCCAGTCCGTGAGCGTCATCGCGCTGATCGGCCTGTTCACCGGCATGGTCATGGGTATGCAGCTTTACTATGCGCTGTCCGTGTTCGGTGCCGATGGATTTCTCGGGACGGGCGTGGCGCTGGCCATGGTCCGGGAACTCGCGCCGGTGTTGTCCGCCATCATGCTGACCGGGCGTGCCGGTTCCGCCATGACCGCCGAGATCGGCGTGATGCGAATCTCCGAGCAGATCGATGCCCTGACGATCATGGACATCAACCCCATGCGGTATCTGGTCGCACCGAAAATGGCGGCTTGCCTGCTCAGTTTTCCGATTCTCACCGCATTCTTCAACCTCATCGCCCTGTGGGGCGGCTGGCTGACCGGCGTCAAGCTGCTGGGAGCCAACGAGGGCGTATACTGGTCGCGGGTGCAGTCGTCCCTTGACTGGCCCGACATCGAGGGCGGTTTCATCAAGGCGATTATCTTCGGCCTGCTCGTCTGCACCATCTGCTGTTTCGAAGGATATTTCACGCACACCCGTTCCGGTCACGCCGGTCCCGAGGGTGTCAGCCAGTCCACCACCAATGCGGTGGTCAAGTCCTGTGTCGTCATTCTTGCGGCGGATTACATTTTGACGTCGCTTCTGTGGTAGGGAAGGAACATGAGTAACGCACCCGGCATACGTCTTGAGAATCTGACCATCGGTTACGGCGGTAACCCCGTGGTCAGCGACCTCAATATTGAATTTCCCGGCGGGAAGCTTTCCATGGTCGTGGGCGGTTCCGGTTCCGGCAAGTCCACCCTGCTGCGGCACGTATTGCAATTGCAGCCTGCCATCAGCGGAAATATTTTCATGGGCGGGCACGAGATCGGCCACCTGCCGCGGCGCAAGCGTAGCTGTCTCCGGCAGCGGATGGGGGTGCTGTTTCAGGACGGTGCCATGCTCGGTTCGCTGCGGCTCAAGGACAATATTGCGCTTCCCCTGCGGGAGCATACCCGCTTCAAGGAAAAACAGATCATGGAGATCGTGCGGAACCGGCTTGAGCTGGTCGGACTGGGGCACGCACTTGATCTGTTTCCCAACGAACTTTCCGGTGGAATGCGTAAACGTGCCGGTCTGGCTCGCGCTCTTGTCATGGACCCGCAGATTCTGTTCTGTGATGAGCCGACTTCAGGGCTTGATCCGGTCATGTCCGCCGAGCTTGATCAGCTTCTGCTTGAAATGATGCGTCATTTCGACATGACCATGATGGTGGTCACGCATGATCTTTCGAGCATGCGTGAACTGGCCGATTTCGTCGTGGTGCTGGGTGAGGGCGCTGCCTGTTTCAAGGCACTATCGAGGAGTTGGAGAAGACCGAGGATGCCTATCTGCGCCGCTTCCTCGACCGCGCTCCTGAAGAACGGACTGCGCCGCGGCTGACCATGCCGCCGATTGACTCGAAAATGATGAAGATCAATTGCTCGGATTTTCTGAGCGAATAAGGAAGCCGATAAGGATTTGGGATGTTCAAGTTAAAGAAAGAAACTGCTGTCGGCCTGTTTGTCCTCGTGGGACTCATTGCCATTGCCTACATGAGCATCAAGCTGGGTAACGTCCAGATGTTTTCTGACAAGTACTATCCGGTTCGGGCTAATTTTACGGATATCTCCGGACTCAAGGTGAATGCTCCGGTGCAGATGTTCGGCGTCAAGATCGGTTTCGTGGAGACCATTGGTCTTGATCAGAAGGATGCGGTTGCCAGTGTGATCATGATGATTGACAAAGAGGTCAAGCTCACTGACGATGCCATTGTGTCAGTCAAGACCAACGGCCTTATCGGTGACAAGTATCTGAAGATCGCACCCGGCGGATTGGGGGACCCCATTGGGGCGGGAGACACCTTGTTCGATACGAATCCGGCCATTGATCTGGAAGATCTTATCAGCAAGTTCGCCTTTGGGAAGGTTTAAAAGGATTTGATTCCATAGGGTTTGACGTATGATTTTGAATAAATTGAAAATATTGCTTCTGGCGCTGTGTTTGGTCGCGGTCTCCGCGTCTACGGTCTTTGCGGAGCAGTCGCCGCAGGAACGGGTCAAGGAAGGAGCGGACCAGCTTATCAAGATATTGTCTGAAAGCGATATCGATGATCCGGCCCAGCATGATGCCAAAATCGCTGAACTGCGGAGCGTTGCTGAAAAGTATATCGATTTTCGTCTGGTCACCATGTACTCGGTCGGTCGCCCGTGGCTCAAGATGTCCAAGCAGATGCAGGACGACCTGACAGAGGCCTTTATTCAGCTTCTTGAGCGGACGTATCTGAAGCGGATCCCAGCCTATGAAGGGCAGGGCGTTCAGTACAAGAAAGAGACCATCAAGGGCAAGAAAGCCAAAGTCGTCACGGAAATCATTGACAAAGACAAGAAAATTGTAGTTGAATTCCGTTTGAAAACTGTCCGAGGACAGTGGATGATCTATGATGTAGTGGCTGAAGGCGTGAGTCTGGTAGCCAATTATCGGAGTCAGTTCTCTCAGGTTTTGAACGATGGAACCCCTGAAGAGCTGTTGAAGTTGATACGGAAACGGATCAAGAAGCTGGATGAAGGTGGTGAGGACGAAAGTGCCGAGCCGTCTGCCAACTCCTGAGGATCTTTAGTAGAATGAATATTCGTTTTGTAGTCTGCCTGATGTTGGCCGCCCTCCTTTATCTGGGAGTGGGGGCCGCTCTTGCTTCGTCGGAAGGTGACGTCGAAGAAGGTGTTCAGGTGGCCCAGTTCTCTGATATGAAGGGGGCCGGAGCCGCTGCTGACGCCTCCGATTTTGACGATTTCGATGATATGGGCGACGAGTATTCTGATAGCGGCAAACTGGTTGCCGACCCTCTCAAAGGCTGGAATATGGTCTGGTTCCATTTCAATGACGCCATGTTTCACGGTGTCTTGAAGCCGGTCGCCACGGGATATGCGTGGCTCGTTCCTGCCAAGCCCCGCCAGTGGGTCAGGAATTTCTTCATCAACCTGCTTTTCCCTGTTCGCTTCGTGAACAATATATTGCAGGGCAAGTTCGACGCCGCCTACATGGAAACGTCGAAGTTCCTCGTGAATACCAGTTTCGGTCTCCTCGGTTTTGTTGATGTCACGGAAGGGCGCAAGCGCAACTGGCTTCCCGAGAAACCCACGGCCGACGGGCTTGGGCAGACGCTCGGCAAGGCCGGATTTGGGCACGGCATTTATCTGGTCTGGCCGTTTATCGGTCCCAGTTCCATTCGTGAATCCGTTGGCTGGGTCGGTGACTTGTACCTTGACCCCCTGACGTATACCGACCTTACATGGATCGAGCGGGGCGGCATCTGGGCATACAAGAACGTCAACAACCTGTCGTTGGAACTTCGAGGCAACGAATACGAGGCTATCACCGAAGGTGCCATCGACAAGTATGCCGCAGTGCGTAACGCATATATTCGTTTCCGGGCCAAGAAGGTCGAAGAATAACTCCGGACGAGCTTCGGAATCCATTCCCATCTTTCATGAAAATCGCCGTTATTTCCGATACCCACATGGGCGATGTCCCTGCGTGGCTTGATCTGGTCTATGCCAAATGGCTCGGCCCTGCCGATTATCTCATCCACTGCGGCGACATCACATCCCCTCAGGCTTGGTCCTATTTCATGCAGCACGACAATTTCATCTGCGTGCGTGGCAATTGTGACTGGGATCCGCAACTCGTTGACCAGCTCGACCACATGGCGACCGTTCAGATCGGTCCGCTGACTGTCGGGGCTACCCATGGCTGGGGGCCGCGTCCGCAGGTTTCGTGCAAGGTCGCCGAAGCGTTCGGGCCGGAGTACGATCTCGTCTGTTACGGCCATACCCACCGGCGGGACTGGTCTGTCGTGCAGGGAGTGCAGTTGCTCAATCCCGGTTCCCTTGGCGAATTCGGTTCCCTTGCCCTCGTGACGGTCGATGTATCCGGAGCCATGGACTGCGAGTTCGTGGACGCTGTATAGTTCCTGTTTGGTAACCCCGTGAACGGCTTGAATCACCCTGCTCGCGGGTTTTCAGAAAGACTCTGTGCCACGTTCGGCTCGGATGTTGGCGTTCATCGTGTTTTTCATCTACAGTGTGACCTGATCTCTCAAGACTTTGCCGAGGAGGAGCATATGGCGACAGTGAGCAAACCGACGACTGCGGACAGAACTTCGATCCTGAAACGTTTTCTGGTGACACTGGTGTGCATGATCTTTTTCGAGGTGACCGGACTGCTGATCCAACTGGCCGTGTTGTTTCAGTATGGATACCTGCTTATCGCGAAAAAACGCAGCGAACCGCTTCGCGCTTTCACCAACAATCTTTCCCTGTATGGATACCGTCTGATGCGCTACAACACGCTGAACGAAAACAAGCGGCCGTTTCCGTTTGGTCAGTTCCCTGAAGACAGTGAGTGCGAACCGTCTGCGCGTCAGGTTCAGTTCAAGTAGCCATGGATAACAGCCATCGTTTTTTCTGCAATCGGGATTGCCAGTATTTCCCGTGTCATACTACCTCCAAGCCGGAGGAGTTCAACTGCCTGTTCTGTTTCTGCCCATTGTATTTTTTTGATGAGTGCGGCGGGAATTACCGTATTTTGGAGAGCGGGGTGAAGGACTGCACCAACTGCATGATCCCTCATGTTCCCAGAGGATATGACCATATCCTTGCCAAACTCAAGGAGCGGTTCGCTGACATGAAGAGGGATGCTGCGGTGTCGAAAAAAGACGCCGGAGAATGATTCTCGGCGTCTTTGGTTTCAGGTGGTAAAGTCGATTCATGCTGGCGTAGAGTCGGCAGATGGCATGCTGAAAATTTCTGTTGATGCCTGACGTTTTATGCCGCACGTCCTGACTTGCGGGTTTTGAACGGCGAGTGCGTCATGTAGCAGTTGAGTTCACGGGTGAGCCGTGCCTTTTCTCTTTCACAATGTTTTTCCTGTGAAATCGGGTCGAGGTCCCTGTCCTGAAATCGGGAGAGAGACACGAAGCACTGTTTGACACGCAGGAGCTCTTCGGGCCTGTCCTGTTTCCAATAGTAGTAGGCCAGAATCTTTGCCGCGCTTTTGACGCTGTCCTTGGCATAGGGAAGGCGGCACGAGTCGATAGGCCCTTCTTCTCCGTCTTCGACCAGCGGCAGGACGGTGAGCATCACTTCCTTGGAGCGTTTCAGAGAGTCGGCGCTGATGCGGTATACCGTGTTCTTTTTCCGGCCCTGCAACCATTTGATGAGGTAGAGGATGGCCGTCAGGCCGATGAGCCCAATCCAGATTTCCATGTCAATCATATACGTATCTCCGTTCCTGCGTGTATCGTCATGCGGCAGGCTTTGTCCAGCCGAGATCAGTTTCTGCGTGTAAGGTGCGTCCTGATGTTGAGCTTGTATGATGCCGGATCGGCACATTCAAGTATTTCCAGATTTTTCTTGCCCAAGGCCTGTTCTGCCGCAAGATCGACCAGCTCCGACGGAATGGGATGCAGGTCTTCATCAAGGATGATTTTTATCTTGGGCATGAGAGGCAGGGACGGGTTCGATTCATAGACCAATCCGTAGAATCCGGTGTTGAGTTTGACCAGACTGCCGGACGGGAAGATGCCGAGGCACTTGATGAACATCTGCACTTCGAGCGGGTCGAAATCCTGTTCACGCATGCCGTACATGATGGCGAGTGCCTTGTTGGGCAGGATGGCTTCCTTGTAGGAGCGGTCACTGGTCAGGGCGTCATAGACATCGGCCAGACTGAGGATGCGGGCAAAGGGCGGGATCTCGTCCTTGGTCCGCTGCCGGGGATAACCGCTGCCGTTGTACTTCTCGTGATGATTGCGAACCGCATCAAGGATTTCCGCCGGGATGTCCTCCTGCCGTTTGAGGATGTCGTGGCCGTATTGCGGGTGGCGTTTGATTATGTCGAATTCGTCTGTCGTGAGGCGGGCGCGTTTGTTGATGATGCGGGAGGGAACTGCGGTTTTGCCGAGGTCGTGCAGCATGCCTGCAATGCCGAGTTGCACAAGCTCATCCCGGCTCATTCCGAGATATTCGCCGAAGACGACCGCGATGGTCGATACGTTGATGCTGTGCGCGTAGGTGTACTCGTCGTAGTTGGAGAGTTTTGAAAGACACAGGAGTGTGTCCGGGTTGCGGACGGCGGAATCCACAATGTTGTCCACTGTTTCGACTGAAGCTTCGTAGTCCACCTTTTTGCCGAGTTTGACGTCATGAATGATTCGGCGTGCCTGACCGATGGCGTTTTTATAAGCCACCTCGGCTACCCTGATTTCCTCGTCAAAGGGAACGCGCGGTTTTGTCGGCGGTGTCCGCAGACGCTCGGTGAGCAGACGGTCGAGCTTCTTTTCCATGGGTTCGGCGTCGGCTGTCTGGATAAAGGCGTGCAGGTAGCCCTCGGAACGGATGCGGTCCACCTGTTCGTCAGACGTGATCGGTCCCGGCTCGGTATAGAGGAATGGCAGGTGCTCCCATACTTCGCTGGAAAGCCTGACGACTTCCATGCCGGGTTGAAGTTCCTCTATGGCGATCTTCTTTATCATGCCTGTTCCCTACCTGGTGAGACGTGCCACCTTGTCCAGATACTTCTGGATGAGGTCGACCTCGTTTTTGCGAATATCCAGAAACATGGTGCCCATGGAGATAATCCCCTTTTGGAGGGATTTGTTGCGTACAGCCACGGGCAGCTTGAGCATTCCGTAGTGTCCGAGATTCATGGAAACCACCATGGTGTCGTCCACGCTGGTCTTTTTGAGTAGGTCCTTGCTCCCGGCGCGGGCTGAAATCTTGCAGCCGCTTTCGCTGACATTGACGACCATGCAGTCCATGTCCCCGTCCAGAGTATGGAGCATGCCGTCGATACGGCAGGTGTGGCGGGAGGCGCGTCTGAGGTCCAGTTTTTCAATCTGGTCGGGATAGTCGAAGAAGATGAGTGGGGCGGGGGAGGTGATGGCATTGTGTACAGCGGCTTTGAAACCGTAGACCGTGCCTTTGTGGATGTATTTGAGGATAAGCTGACCGCCGAAGGTCAGTTGTTTGCGAACAGACGAGGGGAGGCGCACGTTGGCGATGATGTAGTCATAAGGATCGAATCCGACGATTTTGCCGCGATAACTCTGTTCCACATCGGGGATGCGAATGACCACATCCTTGCCGGGAGACACGGAAAGCTGGACACCGGGAATTTTGGTGACCTTGGTCCCTGACGGAGCAACCGTGGGAGTGCTGACAGCGTTCGCGGTTTCAGCGGACATACCCTTTCCTTGATTTTCTTCCCGGGCATGTCAGCCGACGCGAACAACCCAGTTGAACATGAATGGGCCGAGTTTTGAGAAAATTCGGCCTGTGAACTAAGTGATAATGATTCTGAACTGTACCTGAGTTTCAGGTATTATGTCGATAGGAAAAAGTCCCGGCCATGGGGTATGAGGCGGAAGTTGCTCTGAATAATTGAGGATAAAAAATGTTTGCCGACACAATGGCAAAGCGTTGTCTTTGTGCCTAGAAAACGACGGCCTCAAACCACAAAATCGTGGTTCCCTCTTTTCTCCATGCATCCCGCGGCAGTCCCGCTTTCACACAGGTTTGGGCGAGGAACGTTTCTCGGTCCCACTTCCATTCCACCGGGACCTGCGGCAGGAGCAGGCCGGAGCGGCCTTCGCGGGACATGATGAGACCGTGCCGTCCGATTTCGACCAGTTCCGGGTTTGGACAGACGTCGATGGGGCTGAGAATGGAG from uncultured Pseudodesulfovibrio sp. includes the following:
- a CDS encoding DVU0772 family protein: MSEDTNACKQWLNEVNWDMIHEDAVTLYLEWGNNNYRDAMRSPVTTSGEYSIYFAVDTWEHPKVVLMRMDNYGSTILCSKRLPDDLAKELREEIKDIKGILELTPSIKAWLEKELEK
- a CDS encoding DUF3124 domain-containing protein yields the protein MRTPLFRMTLTILAIIALAMPAMARTLDMSSGQKVYVPVYSHVYQGPKNRPYNLSALLSIRNVDAKNTITVTAIKYYNDNGEMVKNYLDTPIAIPPMGTREVFIPERDRKGGSGANFTVRWEGGTKVSVPIIQAVMIGTASTQGISFVCDGVVIEEND
- a CDS encoding sulfite exporter TauE/SafE family protein yields the protein MEPFIITCVLSTFFVAAFLKGTAGLGFATTSLGIMASFVDMRLAIPLVVIPSLLANALVMVDAGGFRTIFRRFWPMFAAAIPGLALGLWLLGESDTALPRAVLGATMALYGAWGLWGGTIRLSGKPRTAGTIGFFTGLVNGLTGSQVMPILPYLISLKLTKNELVQAINTSFTISSVIMLFGLGRLGLFTGEIALISTIGLIPVCVGIWLGGRVRRLLPEAVFRTTVFILLILLGLGLIARVVFM
- the argJ gene encoding bifunctional glutamate N-acetyltransferase/amino-acid acetyltransferase ArgJ, which encodes MNIPKGYTFAVAEAAFKKSGRFDLGAIVSESPAVAAGVFTTNKFQAAPVLQCREMLADGRRMSGFLVNSGQANACTGDEGRANCRETLNLAAKALGVPADELLPASTGVIGAQFDMAKWEAAMGPLAESRATAGPEDVAKAIMTTDTVHKLAEASFEFKGGEVRILGMCKGAGMISPNMATMLSFIMCDADISGEAWQAMLADCVNLSINRVTVDGDMSTNDSVMALANGASGVAIESEDDYILLRKHLLTVLEELAYKIVMDAEGGTKVAFIQVSGAKTDEDAELIARAVGNSPLVKTALFGSDPNWGRIICAAGYSGANFKANDLVLKIGGVLVFRNGTPEPGDMDDLLGPIMQERDIVIHLDVGTGPGSTMLLASDLTREYVSINADYRS
- the dmpI gene encoding 4-oxalocrotonate tautomerase DmpI; this translates as MPILRVETWSGTSKDKKRDLVETLTRETVRILDCPQEAVTVIIDEVDKENWGAAGELCSERFPDK
- a CDS encoding HD domain-containing protein; its protein translation is MEGTKGRDRLTRLSDFLFECGMLRKTPRTGYQFLGTGSENVAEHSFRTAVVGHILALMADADVARTTYMCLFHDLHEARTGDFNYVNRIYNKSERTQALEHACSGTGLEEDILGYWQELEETASLEAKLAQDADQIDFILNLKEEFDLGNKYAGEWMETAVQRVRTEWGRELAETIAKTDHKDWWFLGPDASWWTRKNGKDKNK
- a CDS encoding ABC transporter permease, with protein sequence MAEKAQGTEFSIPMPTALLRRVTDELGAMFLFMLESLALMFAGFGQVSKTIRQIYFIGVQSVSVIALIGLFTGMVMGMQLYYALSVFGADGFLGTGVALAMVRELAPVLSAIMLTGRAGSAMTAEIGVMRISEQIDALTIMDINPMRYLVAPKMAACLLSFPILTAFFNLIALWGGWLTGVKLLGANEGVYWSRVQSSLDWPDIEGGFIKAIIFGLLVCTICCFEGYFTHTRSGHAGPEGVSQSTTNAVVKSCVVILAADYILTSLLW
- a CDS encoding ATP-binding cassette domain-containing protein, whose translation is MSNAPGIRLENLTIGYGGNPVVSDLNIEFPGGKLSMVVGGSGSGKSTLLRHVLQLQPAISGNIFMGGHEIGHLPRRKRSCLRQRMGVLFQDGAMLGSLRLKDNIALPLREHTRFKEKQIMEIVRNRLELVGLGHALDLFPNELSGGMRKRAGLARALVMDPQILFCDEPTSGLDPVMSAELDQLLLEMMRHFDMTMMVVTHDLSSMRELADFVVVLGEGAACFKALSRSWRRPRMPICAASSTALLKNGLRRG
- the mlaD gene encoding outer membrane lipid asymmetry maintenance protein MlaD, with translation MFKLKKETAVGLFVLVGLIAIAYMSIKLGNVQMFSDKYYPVRANFTDISGLKVNAPVQMFGVKIGFVETIGLDQKDAVASVIMMIDKEVKLTDDAIVSVKTNGLIGDKYLKIAPGGLGDPIGAGDTLFDTNPAIDLEDLISKFAFGKV
- a CDS encoding ABC transporter substrate-binding protein, whose product is MILNKLKILLLALCLVAVSASTVFAEQSPQERVKEGADQLIKILSESDIDDPAQHDAKIAELRSVAEKYIDFRLVTMYSVGRPWLKMSKQMQDDLTEAFIQLLERTYLKRIPAYEGQGVQYKKETIKGKKAKVVTEIIDKDKKIVVEFRLKTVRGQWMIYDVVAEGVSLVANYRSQFSQVLNDGTPEELLKLIRKRIKKLDEGGEDESAEPSANS